One region of Armigeres subalbatus isolate Guangzhou_Male chromosome 3, GZ_Asu_2, whole genome shotgun sequence genomic DNA includes:
- the LOC134220993 gene encoding uncharacterized protein LOC134220993 codes for MRRFLLLSTFLIGATICYDFEDPYFNDLLLEDLMVLQSRPALTRSSEDGESQLQYTCCDYLNEENFNKLQQTQIVCYVENTLLSAMKTKSGRAVSPVDMFSCDRLTKLKEQYICAADCVARKENITDSSGNLLGADVLVPFVTQYYAPEIFTSEQIKEFVDICLEGTAVEISTAPDGKCNRSPAQFGYCMWRRTILSCPAERQDTSPACDNLRDKLLYQEAKYLADETP; via the exons ATGAGACGCTTTTTGCTCCTTTCAACTTTTTTAATCGGTGCAACGATCTGCTACGATTTCGAAGATCCTTACTTCA ATGACCTCCTGTTGGAGGATTTGATGGTTCTACAAAGTCGTCCTGCCTTGACCAGATCTTCCGAAGATGGGGAAAGCCAACTGCAATACActtgttgcgattacctgaacGAAGAAAACTTCAATAAATTACAACAAACGCAGATTGTGTGTTACGTAGAAAATACTCTGCTTAGTGCCATGAAAACGAAGTCCGGTAGAG CGGTCTCCCCAGTCGATATGTTTTCCTGCGACAGGCTCACCAAATTAAAGGAACAATATATCTGCGCCGCGGACTGCGTAGCTCGTAAAGAAAACATAACCGACTCAAGTGGCAATCTCCTAGGAGCGGACGTTCTCGTTCCTTTCGTCACCCAGTACTACGCGCCAGAGATCTTCACCAGCGAGCAAATCAAGGAATTCGTCGACATCTGCCTGGAGGGAACGGCCGTCGAAATATCCACTGCGCCCGATGGTAAGTGCAATCGTTCGCCGGCCCAGTTCGGTTACTGCATGTGGCGCAGAACGATCCTAAGCTGCCCGGCGGAGAGACAAGACACCAGTCCGGCCTGTGATAATCTGCGCGATAAGCTACTGTATCAGGAGGCAAAGTACCTGGCGGACGAGACACCGTAA